In Ignavibacteria bacterium, the genomic window GCAGCGGAAATTATATCTCACAAAAAATGAATCCAACTGGAAATCCCGATGAGTATTCAGCGACTATCCCATCATTCCCGCTTGACACAGATGTGAGTTATTACATGAGCATTTATGATTCACTTGGAAATTATTCTTTTTATCCTGAGTCAGCTCCAGCTGTCCCTTTTGAATACTATATAGGACCTGATACAAAAGCACCAGTAGTCATACATTCGCACAATCTTCAGATTACTCGGTACGATACTCCTCAATGGATCTTTGCAAATGTTTCAGACAATATTGGTTTGGATTCCATCATCATAGAACATAGAATTAATTCAGGTACACTCCTAAAATCTGAAATGAAATTTTTTCAAGATGACATTTACTATTACAAAATGAATTTGGATCCAATATCACTTCAAGAGGGGGATAAAGTAGATTATCGAATTACTGCTGTCGACAATTCCAGCAATCAGAATCGAATTTCATTTCCATCTTCTGGTTTCAATTCGATAAACATTAATAAAGGAAAAATGTATACAAATCAACCGAATAAGCAAATTCGGGATAACTATCTTTTTGGTATTAGGGATACATTAACAATTAGTGAAGATATATTCATAAAAGATTTGAATATTGTATTTAAAGCGAACCATAATCGGATTAGTGATCTGGAATTCAGGATTATCCCGCCAGGCAAACTAACGTTTCAGTTATTCTTTCGCCCCGGTTTGAACACAAAATTTTCAAATGCAAAAAACCCAAACATCATTTTAGATCAAGAAGCATTTCTTTCTTTTTCAAATTTCCAGTTGATTGATTCTTCTCTGGCTGTGGGGACTTTCAAACCTGATACAACTGATTTAACTTCACTCAACGGAATGAATGCAAAAGGGAATTGGATTGTAATTGTTTATGATCGTGCCTCAGGTGAAATCGGAACATTAACTGAGTGGGGACTGATCATCCGCGGCGATTCGGTTACTACAAATGTCGAAGAACAAACTGTTTATCCATCTGGATTTGTACTTTATCAAAATTATCCGAATCCGTTTAATCCGAGTACAGTTATCAGCTATCGGCTTTCAGCAGTCAGTCATGTTAGTCTTAAAGTGTTCGATTTGCTGGGAAGAGAGGTTGAAACGCTTGTGGATGAAATTAAAGAACCTGGTGTTCACAACTCCACATTCCGAATTTATGGTGAGCACCGCCGAACCATTCCGAATTCCGCATTGTCAAGCGGTGTCTACTATTATCAATTACGTGCCGGTTCGTTTGTGGAGACGAAGAAGATGATTTTGATGAGATAGATTTCCGACAAATTGCAAATAGGATCAAGCAAAGATTCCAACTTTTGATTTTAACTAATGAAGGTTGGAATCTATTATGTGAAAACTTTTAATTAACGGTTTCAGTTTTCAGTAAAACTTTATCAATAATATCTTTCAATGCGTCTTTTGGTAATGCGCCTGCAGCCATCTGAGGTTGTTCGTTTATTGGAATAAAAAGTAACGAGGGTATGCTTCTGATTCCGAATGCTCCGGCTAATTCTCTTTCTTCTTCGGTATCCACTTTGTAAATGTTTATTTGTCCTTTATATTCCTCGGCAAGCTCTTCAAGAATCGGAGCGATCATTTTACAGGGTCCGCACCAATCGGCATAAAAATCTATCAAAGCAGGAATCTTACCTTCGAATTTCCAATCTTTATTTTGTTCGTAATTAAATACTTTTTCTAAAAATGTTTCTTTTGTTAAATGTTCTGGCAT contains:
- the trxA gene encoding thioredoxin, whose amino-acid sequence is MPEHLTKETFLEKVFNYEQNKDWKFEGKIPALIDFYADWCGPCKMIAPILEELAEEYKGQINIYKVDTEEERELAGAFGIRSIPSLLFIPINEQPQMAAGALPKDALKDIIDKVLLKTETVN